One region of Phragmites australis chromosome 18, lpPhrAust1.1, whole genome shotgun sequence genomic DNA includes:
- the LOC133899065 gene encoding pyrophosphate--fructose 6-phosphate 1-phosphotransferase subunit alpha-like, which translates to MNADFGAPKELAGGLQQRRALYQPRLPPCLQGPTVRPEYGDATTTIDPTCAHVVAQAFPCTFGQPLVSFLADAGAAGKAVEERTPIRVGVVFSGRQSPGGHNVVWGLHDALKAYNPQSVLHGFVGGTQGLFANKTLEITNDVLASYKNQGGFDLLGRSIDQIRMPKQMNAAMTTCRSLNLDGLVIIGGVTSNSDAAQLAETLVRNNCKTKVVGVPVSLNGDLKNQFVETTVGFDTVCKVNSQLVSNVCLDAISAGKYYYFVRLMGRKASHVAFECALQSHPNMLILGEEVALSKLTLMEIINKICDGVQARAELGKYHGVLVVPEGLIESIPEMYALIQEINILHNNNVPVAEMSSQLSPWAAALFQFLPPFIRRELLLHQESDNSAQLSQIDTEQLLAHLVEAEMIKRTKEGRYKGRKFSSVCHFFGYQARGSLPSNFDCDYAYTLGHISMHMIAAGLTGYMATVANLKDPVDKWRCAAAPLTAMMSVKRHLRGPGAIPIGKPAIHPSPIDLKGKAYELLREKASSFLLDDFYRTPGGIQFEGPGTDAKPITLTIENQDYMGDIEILKDYLSKVRTMVKPGCSREILKAAISTMVSVTDVLTVMSHPLNSELPLYHFN; encoded by the exons CTCCAG GGGCCGACGGTGAGGCCTGAGTACGGCGACGCGACCACTACCATTGACCCCACCTGCGCCCACGTCGTCGCGCAGGCCTTCCCGTGCACCTTCGGACagccgctcgtcagcttcctcgCGGACGCCGGCGCCGCGGGGAAGGCCGTCGAGGAACGCACCCCGATCAG GGTGGGCGTGGTGTTCTCCGGGAGGCAGTCGCCGGGAGGGCACAACGTCGTCTGGGGCCTCCATGACGCTCTCAAAGCTTATAATCCTCAGAGTGTGCTGCACGGATTTGTTG GTGGCACTCAGGGACTGTTTGCAAACAAGACACTGGAGATCACAAACGATGTTCTTGCTTCGTACAAGAACCAGG GTGGTTTTGATTTGCTCGGTAGGAGTATCGATCAGATCCGCATGCCTAAGCAAATGAACGCTGCAATGACAACATGCCGCAGTTTGAACTTGGATGGGCTGGTCATCATTGGAG GAGTGACCTCCAATTCGGATGCTGCACAGCTTGCAGAGACCCTTGTCCGGAATAACTGTAAGACCAAG GTTGTTGGTGTGCCTGTTTCATTGAATGGTGATCTCAAGAACCAGTTTGTAGAAACAACTGTCGGATTTGATACAGTGTGCAAG GTAAATTCTCAGCTTGTAAGCAATGTCTGCCTTGATGCAATCTCAGCTGGCAAG TACTATTATTTCGTTCGTCTAATGGGTCGAAAGGCATCTCATGTTGCCTTTGAATGTGCACTTCAATCACACCCAAACATG CTCATCTTAGGAGAGGAGGTGGCATTGTCAAAACTCACACTGATGGAAATTATAAACAAGATATGTGATGGAGTACAAGCAAGGGCAGAATTAG GGAAATACCATGGTGTGCTTGTTGTTCCAGAAGGACTTATAGAAAGCATTCCGGAAATGTATGCTCTTATACAG GAAATCAATATCCTTCATAACAACAATGTTCCTGTGGCGGAGATGTCATCACAACTGTCTCCCTGGGCAGCTGCTCTGTTCCAATTCTTGCCACCCTTCATTAGAAGAGAG CTGCTCCTCCACCAAGAATCAGATAACTCTGCACAGTTGTCCCAG ATAGATACTGAGCAACTGTTAGCTCATTTAGTGGAAGCAGAAATGATAAAGAGAACA AAAGAAGGAAGGTATAAGGGAAGGAAGTTCAGTTCCGTCTGTCATTTCTTCGGATATCAGGCTCGAGGATCTCTACCGTCAAATTTTGACTGTGACTACGCTTAT ACTCTTGGACATATCTCCATGCATATGATAGCAGCTGGATTGACTGGGTACATGGCAACTGTGGCTAATCTGAAGGACCCTGTAGACAAATGGAGATGTGCTGCTGCTCCCCTAACT GCGATGATGAGTGTCAAGAGGCATTTACGTGGCCCTGGAGCAATCCCTATAGGAAAGCCTGCCATTCATCCTTCTCCAATTGACCTGAAAGGGAAGGCTTACGA ATTGCTACGAGAGAAAGCTTCAAGCTTTCTCCTCGATGACTTCTACAGGACTCCGGGAGGCATTCAATTTGAAGGGCCTGGTACAGATGCAAAGCCCATCACACTGACCATTGAAAACCAAGACTACATGGGTGACATTGAGATACTAAAAGATTATCTCAGCAAG GTGAGGACCATGGTGAAGCCCGGTTGCTCGCGGGAGATCCTAAAGGCGGCGATAAGCACCATGGTCTCGGTGACGGACGTGCTGACGGTGATGTCCCACCCCCTCAATTCTGAGTTGCCTCTCTACCATTTCAACTGA
- the LOC133898917 gene encoding glucose-1-phosphate adenylyltransferase small subunit, chloroplastic/amyloplastic-like, translating to MAMTSIASPSSKTLIPPRHHAASPSTSGDSLRLRRAPPRHGRRSRGLASSLAPARRPFVFSPRAVSDSKSSQTCLDPDASTSVLGIILGGGAGTRLYPLTKKRAKPAVPLGANYRLIDIPVSNCLNSNISKIYVLTQFNSASLNRHLSRAYGSNIGGYKNEGFVEVLAAQQSPDNPNWFQGTADAVRQYLWLFEEHNVMEFLILAGDHLYRMDYEKFIQAHRETDADITVAALPMDEKRATAFGLMKIDEEGRIIEFAEKPKGEQLKAMSVDTTILGLDDVRAKEMPYIASMGIYVFSKDVMLQLLREQFPGANDFGSEVIPGATSIGKRVQAYLYDGYWEDIGTIEAFYNANLGITKKPIPDFSFYDRSAPIYTQPRHLPPSKVLDADVTDSVIGEGCVIKNCKIHHSVVGLRSCISEGAIIEDTLLMGADYYETEADKKLLAEKGDIPIGIGKNSHIRRAIIDKNARIGDNVKIINVDNVLEAARETDGYFIKSGIVTVVKDALLPSGTVI from the exons ATGGCGATGACCTCCATCGCCTCCCCGTCGTCCAAGACCCTGATCCCCCCGCGCCACCACGCCGCCTCCCCGTCCACCTCCGGCGActccctccgcctccgccgcgcgccgccgcgccACGGCAGGCGGTCCCGCGGGTTGGCTTCCTCATtggcgccggcgcggcggccTTTCGTCTTCTCCCCGCGCGCGGTGTCCGACTCCAAGAGCTCCCAGACCTGCCTCGACCCCGACGCCAGCACG AGTGTTCTTGGAATCATTCTTGGAGGTGGTGCCGGGACTAGATTGTATCCCCTGACGAAGAAGCGTGCCAAGCCTGCAGTGCCATTGGGTGCTAACTACAGGCTTATTGATATCCCTGTCAGCAATTGTCTGAACAGCAACATATCGAAGATCTATGTGCTGACTCAATTCAACTCCGCTTCTCTCAACCGTCACCTCTCAAGAGCTTATGGGAGCAACATCGGAGGCTACAAGAATGAAGGATTTGTCGAAGTCCTTGCTGCACAACAGAGCCCAGATAATCCTAACTGGTTTCAG GGTACTGCAGACGCTGTAAGGCAGTACTTGTGGCTATTCGAGGAGCATAATGTGATGGAGTTTCTAATTCTTGCTGGTGATCACCTGTACCGGATGGACTATGAAAAGTTTATTCAGGCACACAGAGAAACGGATGCTGATATTACTGTTGCCGCCCTACCGATGGATGAGAAACGTGCAACTGCATTTGGCCTTATGAAAATTGACGAAGAAGGGAGGATAATTGAGTTTGCGGAGAAACCAAAAGGAGAGCAGTTAAAAGCAATGAGT GTTGACACCACCATACTTGGCCTTGATGATGTGAGGGCAAAGGAGATGCCTTATATTGCTAGCATGGGTATCTATGTTTTTAGCAAAGATGTAATGCTTCAGCTCCTCCGCGAACAATTTCCTGGGGCTAATGACTTCGGAAGTGAGGTTATTCCAGGCGCAACAAGCATTGGAAAGAGG GTGCAAGCTTACTTGTACGATGGTTACTGGGAAGATATTGGTACCATTGAGGCATTCTATAACGCAAATTTGGGAATAACGAAGAAGCCAATACCGGATTTCAG CTTCTATGACCGTTCTGCTCCAATTTATACACAACCTCGACACTTGCCACCTTCGAAGGTTCTTGATGCTGATGTGACAGACAGTGTTATTGGTGAAGGGTGTGTTATTAAA AACTGCAAGATACACCATTCAGTGGTTGGACTCAGGTCTTGCATATCTGAAGGTGCAATCATAGAGGATACTTTACTAATGGGTGCTGACTATTATGAG ACTGAAGCAGACAAGAAACTCCTAGCTGAAAAAGGTGACATTCCCATTGGTATTGGGAAGAATTCACACATTAGAAGAGCTATCATTGACAAGAATGCTCGAATTGGAGACAATGTGAAG ATAATAAATGTCGACAATGTTCTAGAAGCCGCAAGGGAGACGGATGGATATTTCATCAAAAGTGGAATCGTCACTGTGGTTAAGGATGCTTTACTCCCTAGTGGCACCGTTATATGA